One Brassica napus cultivar Da-Ae chromosome C4, Da-Ae, whole genome shotgun sequence genomic region harbors:
- the LOC125585393 gene encoding EMBRYO SURROUNDING FACTOR 1-like protein 8, which translates to MCIINNMSSSQFAIFCIILIALSPLHEFVDAAKGTCNQTTCPKLKTKDKTCICCSSDKRCYPTKQRCGGWCA; encoded by the exons atgtGTATCATAAACAATATGTCGTCATCACAGTTCGCTATCTTTTGCATAATCTTGATTGCTTTATCTCCTCTTCATGAAT ttgTCGATGCAGCTAAAGGAACTTGCAACCAAACCACATGCCCAAAACTCAAAACCAAAGATAAGACTTGCATTTGTTGTTCCTCCGATAAGAGATGTTACCCGACCAAACAAAGATGTGGAGGTTGGTGTGCATAA
- the LOC125585392 gene encoding EMBRYO SURROUNDING FACTOR 1-like protein 9 translates to MCIINNMSSSQFAIFCVIWIALSPLHEFVDAAKGTCNQTTCPKLKTKDKTCICCSSDKRCYPTKQRCGGWCA, encoded by the exons atgtGTATCATAAACAATATGTCGTCATCACAGTTCGCTATCTTTTGCGTCATCTGGATTGCTTTATCTCCTCTTCATGAAT ttgTCGATGCAGCTAAAGGAACTTGCAACCAAACCACATGCCCAAAACTCAAAACCAAAGATAAGACTTGCATTTGTTGTTCCTCCGATAAGAGATGTTACCCGACCAAACAAAGATGTGGAGGTTGGTGTGCATAA